TGAGGTACTTCTCAATGCTGCGATGAAAATTTGTGAAGGTTTTGGGAAACTTCATCTCAGTGGTTTCAGCTATCAGGATCTAAACGACGGCAACTTCTTTATTAATCCCGAGACGGGTGATGTGCTCATTTGCGACAATGATAACGTTATGCCGGAAGGTGAAGTGTCCGGAATTCTTGGTAAAGCCCGTTACATGGCACCGGAGATAGTGTTGGGAAAGACTCTGCCTAACAAGGGTAGTGATCGATTCTCTCTCGCTGTCATACTATTCATGCTGTTCTATGGAAATCACCCATTTGAAGGGGATAAGGTGCTTCAATGTCCTTGTCTGACGGAAAAGTATGAAAAGAAATTCTACGGCAGCGAGATACTTTTCATCTACGATGAGAAGGACACACGCAATCGTCCTGTACGCGGAGTGCATCGTAATGTTATCCGCAGATGGCCGGTTTATCCTGCAATCTTGCAAAATGCATTCATCGAAGAATTTACTCAGGAAAAACTGAAAGACCCTGCCAAACGTAGAATCGAAAAGAAATGGCAGGATGTGATTCGCAGTCTTCAAGATATGCTCGTGGTCTGTCCGAAATGTAAGGAGGAAACCTTCATTACTGATCCTCGCTCGCCAAGGTGTATGAACTGTGGTGCCACTATTCAGATCGCTGGTGGAATCCGGTTGCATAACCGAACTGTCTGGCTTACTCCGGGTACAATTTTCTATCTCGGATATGACAATGTCCCGACCGCTCGTATCGTAACAGTCCCGGGCGACAAGTATCCCATCCAAATTCAGAATATGACATCTGAAAAATGGACGGTAGAAACTCCGAGCGGCAAACTGAAGAGCATTGAGCCTCTAGGAATGATGCCTGTAAAAGCCGGTCTTAAAGTAATCTTCGACTCAGCTAATAAAGCAACAATAATCTAAAACCTAAAATATCACAAAATTATGCCAGGATTAATTGATAGCGAAAGGCCTCCACGCAGGCAAATGACACTCTTCTTCATCATCGACAAATCAGGCTCGATGGGTGGTTCTAAAATCGGGAGTGTAAACGATGCAATCGAGAATGTCCTCCCTATGATTGCCGAAATTTCCGACAACAATACTGACGCCGAAATCCGCGTAGCAGCATTGGAGTTCTCCAACAGTACACACTGGCTCTATGATGAGCCAAAGCTTGCACATGAGTTCATCTGGCAGAAGGTTCAAGCTTCAGGTATGACCTCACTCGGGGAAGCATGTGTAGAACTTGACAAGAAACTTTCACGTAACGGTGGATTCATGTCGTCGCCGAGTGGAAGCTACGCACCTGTTGTTCTTCTTCTTTCAGATGGAGGACCGACTGACAACTTTGATGCAGGAGTCAAGAAATTATGGGAAAACAGCTGGTTCACAAATGGAATCAGATTGGCTATCTCAATCGGCAATGATGCTGATGACTATGTGCTTGAAAAATTTACAGGTTCAAGAGAATCAATTGTGAAAGTTCACAATCTGGACGCATTAAAAGAAATGATTAAACTGATGGCCTTAAGATCTTCTTTGATAGGAAGTCAGAGCAAAACAACCTCTGAAAAAACCAAGCAGAGTCAGATGGAGGATATGTTGGAGAAAATTGTTGATAATACTCCCGGAGCAGAGACCGTGGCAAAACCCAACACTGCCGATAGCGATAACTATGATGAGTGGGATTAAATTTAATTAAAATGAGAGGCGTAGGAGTTCTAAACCATACATGTCAAGGTGAGAGTCACAAGGTTTTAGATAAGCCATGCCAAGACTATTCTCTATCAGAATCTAAAGGTGCTTTCGCCATGGCCATCGTTAGCGACGGCCATGGCGGAGCACGCTATTTCCGTAGTGACAAGGGATCTGAAATTGCTGTTAATGTTGCCAAAAAAGCAATAGATGGATTTGTTAAAGATCCGTCTACTTCTAATATATTTCAAAGTGAAGGTGTAGTGCAATATGGTGTAGCACCGAATGCTTGTAATGATGATGTTTACAGATCGTTGTCATGGTTGGTTTCTTATATAATCAGGCAATGGAATTGCAATATAAGGAAGCATGCCGAATCTAACGATATTACCGAATGGGAGAAATCGCATGTAGATGAAAAATATCTCTCGGATTTTCGTTGTGGCCTGCAAAGTGACAATGGTGTCCTCGAAAAGATTTACGGATGTACATTAATGGCCTACGTCATGACCGAGAACTACTGGTTTTCATTTCAAATAGGAGACGGTAAAATGGTATTCTTCAAAGTTGGTGAGCATGGTATGGAGGCAAAACAACTGATTCCATGGGATGAACAATGTTTTTTGAATAGAACTACATCAATTTGTGACAGTGATGCCGCCTCTGAATTTAGATTCGCTTATTGCGGTAATGGTACGTTCCCTGAGGCCGTGTTTCTTGGTTCTGATGGGATTGATGATACTTATGGAGACGGGGATAGGTTGACTGATTTCTATATCCGACTTTACAAGGAAATTGCGACATCGAGTCCAAAACAGGTTTTAAAGACATTGGAATCCGATTTGCCTCGTATTAGTAAGATGGGAAGCCAAGATGATATGTCTATAGCCTGTGTCTTCTGCAAATATCCGGGAAAAAGACGACAGAATGCTCTTCAGATGTCGCAGTGGCAACTTGCTAAACTCCACCAAGAATCAGAAGAACTTGAAAACAAGAAGGCCGGACTGCGTGAAAAGATTGAACGATTGAAAGATACAAGGGAACTATCCGAAAGTGGCCGCATTGAATTGATATATGCTCGGAACGACTTGGGGCGAGTCAAAGATGCTATTGAAAAAATCGAAAGAAGTGTACAAACTATTCAAGCCTTCGATAGGGATTTGAATAAACGTGACTAACCGATGTGTACGTGTAAGTATTGCGGAGTTCAATGGATCGGATTTGGAGAAACTCGGACAGGCCGCAAGCCTTAAAATTTTTGAGAGTGGGATTCTGCCTACAAGGAATAATTGATAGCGGAATAATGATTTATGGGCTATATTGAGGACATAAAGGGAATTGAATCTTTGATACTTGATGACATCATCCGAGTGTCACGAAACAATGTGCCCTCGAAATATCGGGAAAAGCCATGGTCTTGCTTTGGCTTGAAGCATGGTACAGCTGTGCTTTCTAATGAAGAACAACTATGTTGCTATATCGCTTCATATGGTGACATGCACAAAGGCAAATTGGAAAAGGCCTTTGAGACCTTCCCTTGGGAAGAACTCACCTCCAATCTCGAAGTAATCGATTGGGGTTGTGGTCAAGGGATAGCGAGTGTACATTTTGTTTCAAAACTGAGAGATTTCAATCATCTCCCAAAACTTCAGAAGATTACCCTCATAGAACCATCTTCTGTGGCATTGTCAAGAGCTAAGGCCAATGTCCTACAGGCTATCGGTAGTGACATTGAAATTGAGCCTAAGAATCTTTATCTGCCATCGGGTAACCCGACATCGAAAGGAGAACTTGAAAAGTTACATATTGAGGAACCTGTATGTATCCATTTGTTCTCCAACATTTTGGATATCCCTGAAATAGACCTGAAGAAGCTTGCTAA
Above is a window of Clostridiales bacterium DNA encoding:
- a CDS encoding serine/threonine protein kinase; the encoded protein is MKELKTNDKVNLVGGLQATVVKELGRGGQGIVYLVELLGKKMALKWYLNAPDDRFYKNLESNVKKGAPSGAFLWPEYVTMKEKESYGYIMPLRPDGYYEFGQFYLARVQFQSFEVLLNAAMKICEGFGKLHLSGFSYQDLNDGNFFINPETGDVLICDNDNVMPEGEVSGILGKARYMAPEIVLGKTLPNKGSDRFSLAVILFMLFYGNHPFEGDKVLQCPCLTEKYEKKFYGSEILFIYDEKDTRNRPVRGVHRNVIRRWPVYPAILQNAFIEEFTQEKLKDPAKRRIEKKWQDVIRSLQDMLVVCPKCKEETFITDPRSPRCMNCGATIQIAGGIRLHNRTVWLTPGTIFYLGYDNVPTARIVTVPGDKYPIQIQNMTSEKWTVETPSGKLKSIEPLGMMPVKAGLKVIFDSANKATII
- a CDS encoding VWA domain-containing protein; its protein translation is MPGLIDSERPPRRQMTLFFIIDKSGSMGGSKIGSVNDAIENVLPMIAEISDNNTDAEIRVAALEFSNSTHWLYDEPKLAHEFIWQKVQASGMTSLGEACVELDKKLSRNGGFMSSPSGSYAPVVLLLSDGGPTDNFDAGVKKLWENSWFTNGIRLAISIGNDADDYVLEKFTGSRESIVKVHNLDALKEMIKLMALRSSLIGSQSKTTSEKTKQSQMEDMLEKIVDNTPGAETVAKPNTADSDNYDEWD